One window of Nostoc sp. C052 genomic DNA carries:
- a CDS encoding CIA30 family protein, with product MTDKNRSQWDLGRFIETLTYFEVIPFLNWVQQLIQGRPKDNQDRPNGGRNVGVILVAGATGGVGKRVVLRSLQQGYKVRALVRDIDKARSILGNDIDLVVADITQPETLTPLVLADIQAVICCTAVRVQPVEGDTADRAKYYQGVKFYQPEIVGDTPENVEYQGVKNLVQAAAKYLPQANEKPIFDFTKPSAELKDYWGALDDVVMGGVSASNIQLLDNTALFAGNVSTANSGGFASVRTKNFDPPFNLSGYTGVKLRVKGDGQRYKIFLRTDTTWDGIGYSYSFDTIADTWIDIHIPFTDLIPVFRAKVVKDAPPIEQSRVCSFQLMLSKFEYDGALNPKFSPGGFALQLESIKAYGGTTLPQFILVSSAGVTRPGRPGINLDEEPPAVKLNDQLGGILTWKLKGEDSLRENGIPYTIIRPCALTEDAGSKELIFEQGDNIRGKISREDVAELCVQALKLEKASNITFEVKQGENTVKYIDWPSLFSNLQPDKR from the coding sequence ATGACTGACAAAAATCGTTCTCAATGGGACTTAGGCAGGTTTATCGAAACCCTGACTTACTTTGAGGTAATTCCTTTCCTTAACTGGGTACAGCAGTTAATCCAAGGCCGTCCTAAGGATAATCAAGATAGACCCAATGGAGGAAGAAACGTGGGTGTAATATTAGTAGCAGGTGCAACTGGTGGTGTCGGTAAACGAGTAGTGCTGCGATCGCTCCAACAAGGTTATAAAGTTCGCGCCCTAGTTCGAGATATTGACAAAGCGCGGTCAATTCTTGGTAATGATATAGATTTAGTGGTTGCGGATATCACGCAACCAGAAACTTTAACTCCTCTAGTCCTAGCTGATATCCAAGCTGTAATTTGTTGCACAGCAGTACGTGTACAACCTGTTGAGGGAGACACAGCAGATAGAGCCAAATATTATCAAGGTGTTAAATTTTACCAACCGGAAATTGTCGGCGACACTCCCGAAAATGTAGAATATCAAGGTGTCAAAAACTTAGTCCAAGCTGCGGCAAAATATTTACCCCAAGCAAACGAAAAACCAATATTTGATTTCACCAAACCATCAGCAGAATTAAAAGATTACTGGGGAGCGTTGGATGATGTCGTCATGGGTGGTGTTAGTGCCAGTAATATCCAATTGCTAGATAATACAGCTTTATTTGCTGGTAATGTCTCCACCGCTAACTCTGGCGGATTTGCTTCTGTCAGAACGAAGAATTTTGATCCACCCTTTAACTTATCTGGTTACACTGGTGTAAAATTACGTGTCAAGGGTGACGGTCAGCGTTATAAAATCTTTCTGCGGACAGATACAACATGGGATGGTATTGGCTATAGCTATTCTTTCGACACCATAGCTGATACTTGGATAGATATTCACATTCCCTTTACAGATTTAATTCCCGTTTTTCGGGCAAAAGTTGTCAAAGATGCGCCGCCAATTGAACAAAGTAGAGTTTGCTCATTCCAACTGATGTTGAGCAAATTTGAATATGATGGCGCTTTGAATCCCAAATTTTCTCCAGGTGGTTTTGCTTTGCAGTTGGAATCAATTAAAGCTTATGGTGGGACAACTTTGCCACAATTTATTCTTGTCAGTTCAGCAGGTGTAACTCGTCCTGGCCGCCCTGGGATTAATTTAGATGAAGAACCGCCAGCAGTGAAATTAAATGACCAATTGGGAGGAATTTTAACTTGGAAGTTGAAAGGAGAAGATAGTTTAAGAGAAAACGGAATTCCTTATACGATTATTAGACCTTGTGCTTTAACTGAAGATGCAGGAAGTAAGGAATTAATATTCGAGCAAGGTGACAATATTAGAGGCAAAATCAGTCGTGAGGATGTGGCAGAACTTTGCGTGCAAGCGCTAAAACTAGAAAAAGCCTCTAACATTACATTTGAGGTTAAACAGGGAGAAAATACTGTCAAATATATCGATTGGCCAAGTTTATTTTCTAACTTGCAACCGGATAAGAGATGA
- a CDS encoding DUF4232 domain-containing protein — protein MRILILESSMLLLLTAMTTGCVGSSSVTKQPQALPASTEQPTKEAVLSSTPTPTAKPIEHSTPEATIATNPTRCEASQLSVRRVSEDAGVGNVALTYAFTNNGSSPCNLNGYPGLALLDAKDQPLQGIKVIRSKGTYFSSKQPRQQVTLAPGKQASFQIAYNHVSSPQEHCPISSKIEITPPNTSQNLTLAEEIKPCTGKVRVTPVRSVATQP, from the coding sequence ATGCGAATACTAATTTTGGAAAGCAGTATGTTGTTGCTCCTCACTGCAATGACAACTGGCTGCGTCGGTTCTTCCTCTGTTACAAAACAGCCGCAAGCCTTGCCAGCAAGCACCGAACAACCAACGAAAGAAGCTGTGTTGTCTTCAACACCTACACCGACTGCAAAACCTATAGAGCATTCCACCCCTGAGGCCACTATTGCCACGAATCCGACGCGCTGTGAAGCTAGTCAATTGTCAGTGCGCCGAGTCTCCGAAGATGCTGGCGTTGGGAATGTTGCACTCACTTACGCCTTCACCAATAACGGCTCATCCCCTTGTAACCTCAACGGTTATCCGGGATTGGCACTACTGGATGCAAAAGATCAACCTTTACAGGGAATTAAAGTTATTCGCTCCAAGGGCACTTACTTTTCGAGTAAGCAACCTCGACAACAAGTAACTCTAGCTCCTGGAAAACAAGCATCATTTCAGATAGCATATAACCATGTTAGTTCCCCACAGGAACACTGCCCAATATCTAGTAAAATCGAAATCACGCCTCCGAATACCTCCCAAAACCTTACCCTTGCAGAAGAAATCAAGCCTTGTACAGGCAAAGTTAGAGTGACTCCAGTACGTTCTGTTGCCACTCAACCCTAA
- a CDS encoding fasciclin domain-containing protein has protein sequence MADIVDIAVTAESFKTLVAAVQAAGLVETLKSPGPFTVFAPNDEAFAKLPAGTIQTLLQNIPQLTRILKYHVVPGKLLKADLAELGTVNSVEGSPIKIHSSDGFEIKNATVLAADIEADNGVVHVIDTVILPG, from the coding sequence ATGGCTGATATTGTTGATATTGCAGTTACGGCTGAGTCTTTCAAAACACTGGTAGCAGCTGTCCAAGCGGCTGGTTTAGTAGAAACATTAAAAAGTCCTGGGCCGTTCACAGTCTTTGCACCCAATGACGAAGCTTTTGCCAAGTTACCAGCGGGAACTATCCAAACTCTGTTACAGAATATTCCCCAGCTAACGAGGATTTTAAAGTATCATGTCGTTCCAGGAAAGCTGCTAAAGGCTGATTTGGCAGAACTCGGTACGGTTAATTCTGTAGAAGGTTCACCCATTAAAATTCATTCTTCTGATGGTTTTGAAATTAAAAATGCCACAGTTTTAGCAGCAGATATCGAAGCTGATAATGGTGTGGTACACGTTATCGATACGGTAATTTTACCGGGTTAA
- a CDS encoding NUDIX hydrolase, whose translation MSRKASKVFKQSGVIPYRVNNGKIEILLITTRDFQHWVIPKGDIPNGMSPPASAAKEAWEEAGVIGHVDAKELGTYKYRKQGKSYRVKMYLLPVEMLSEDYPEATKRKRQWVEVNKAIRRVKFNSLKRILKGFFQVKSHFCAF comes from the coding sequence ATGAGTCGAAAAGCCAGCAAAGTGTTTAAACAGTCTGGGGTGATTCCTTACAGAGTAAACAATGGTAAAATTGAAATCTTGCTAATTACCACCCGTGATTTTCAACACTGGGTAATTCCGAAAGGAGATATTCCTAATGGCATGAGTCCGCCTGCTTCAGCAGCCAAAGAGGCATGGGAAGAAGCAGGAGTTATTGGGCATGTAGACGCGAAGGAACTGGGCACTTACAAATACCGCAAACAAGGCAAAAGTTACCGCGTCAAGATGTATTTATTACCAGTTGAGATGTTGAGTGAAGATTATCCAGAAGCAACTAAAAGAAAACGGCAGTGGGTAGAAGTGAATAAAGCTATCAGGCGGGTTAAATTTAATTCACTCAAACGAATTCTTAAAGGGTTTTTCCAAGTCAAGTCTCACTTTTGTGCATTTTGA
- a CDS encoding PLP-dependent aminotransferase family protein translates to MKILLDRQSHKPIYLQIRDRISRLIKSGALKNGDRLPSIRSLAESLQVNKLTIIEAYNVLEADGIVSARQGSGYFVSSVYPKSANLESKFAPAQNVIITKPGKCSFYDMYTPLVQAQTEPGIINFGYGYPRPPKDINLIARRALRQDDTDIFFPHEMPQGQLTLCKQIAQMLVHQGLEVFPEDLVITNGSQQGLSLAINYYVQPGDWVIVEAPTYYGAISILENLGAKIIGIPMTGEGMNLDLLEQYLYSHRPKLIYTISTFHNPTGLTTTQAHRQQLLTLAEKYECPILEDNAYEGINFDAVSAPIKALDKNNLVTYLSTFSKTLMPGLRVGYMVVTGKHYQAIIERKLLHDLHTSSISQTIVSEYLASGHYRRHLSRLRTDNLQSRNTMLQALERYFPEEIRWTVPTGGLFLWVQLPDDFPIGTIRKEAFAQNVYLACGSAFFPDKQGYPAMRLTFCLSPEEIEQGISIVGKLLKKYISRRCVDAEQLVVKHRISNYQPLVHSL, encoded by the coding sequence ATGAAAATTTTGCTAGACCGACAGTCACACAAGCCGATTTATTTACAGATCCGCGATCGCATCAGTCGGCTGATTAAATCTGGCGCACTCAAAAATGGCGATCGCCTCCCTTCCATCCGCTCTCTGGCAGAGAGTTTACAAGTTAACAAACTCACGATTATTGAAGCATATAACGTTTTAGAAGCAGATGGGATTGTTTCTGCACGTCAGGGTTCAGGATATTTTGTCAGCAGCGTTTATCCCAAAAGTGCCAACCTAGAATCTAAATTTGCTCCAGCCCAAAATGTCATAATTACAAAACCAGGGAAGTGTTCTTTTTATGATATGTATACTCCACTGGTACAAGCACAAACTGAGCCAGGAATAATTAATTTTGGTTACGGTTATCCTCGTCCACCAAAAGATATCAACCTTATTGCTAGACGAGCATTAAGACAAGATGATACTGATATTTTCTTTCCCCATGAAATGCCTCAAGGACAATTAACCCTGTGCAAACAAATTGCCCAGATGTTAGTACATCAAGGATTAGAGGTATTTCCAGAAGATTTAGTTATTACTAATGGCTCTCAGCAAGGGTTGTCATTAGCGATAAATTATTATGTACAGCCTGGTGATTGGGTGATTGTCGAAGCTCCTACTTATTATGGTGCAATTTCTATCTTAGAAAACTTAGGAGCCAAGATTATTGGCATTCCCATGACTGGGGAGGGAATGAATTTAGATTTATTAGAACAATATCTATATAGCCACCGCCCAAAATTAATTTATACAATTAGTACTTTTCATAACCCAACTGGATTGACGACAACACAAGCTCATCGTCAACAATTACTAACATTAGCTGAAAAATATGAATGTCCTATTTTAGAAGATAATGCTTATGAAGGAATAAATTTTGATGCTGTATCAGCACCGATTAAAGCTTTAGATAAAAATAATTTAGTGACTTATTTAAGCACCTTTTCTAAAACTTTAATGCCTGGTTTAAGAGTCGGCTATATGGTAGTTACAGGTAAGCATTATCAAGCAATTATTGAGCGAAAATTACTTCATGACTTGCACACATCCAGTATTTCGCAAACCATAGTTAGCGAATATCTCGCTTCAGGACATTATCGCCGTCACCTCAGCCGACTTCGTACAGATAATTTGCAAAGTCGTAATACTATGCTGCAAGCTTTGGAGCGTTATTTTCCTGAAGAAATCCGCTGGACAGTTCCCACGGGAGGATTATTTCTCTGGGTACAGTTACCAGATGATTTTCCGATTGGGACAATTCGTAAGGAAGCCTTTGCCCAAAATGTCTATCTGGCGTGCGGTTCAGCATTTTTTCCCGATAAGCAGGGTTATCCAGCGATGCGTCTGACTTTCTGTCTCTCGCCAGAGGAGATTGAGCAAGGGATTTCGATTGTGGGTAAGTTGTTGAAAAAGTATATTTCCAGAAGATGCGTAGATGCAGAGCAGCTTGTCGTCAAACATCGTATATCTAATTATCAACCACTTGTTCACAGTTTGTAA
- the pip gene encoding prolyl aminopeptidase, with amino-acid sequence MRELYPAIEPYLEGYLKVSDLHTIHFEESGNPQGQPIVLLHGGPGGGCPAFYRQYFHPEKWRLVMFDQRGCGQSRPHAELRENTTWDLVSDIEKLRQHLGIEKWAVFGGSWGSTLSLAYSQTHPSRCTALILRGIFMLRQKELRWFYQEGTSYIFPDAWEEYLKPIPIDERDDLIAAYYKRLTSPDLEIQLTAARAWSIWEGSTSRLFLDPELMQKFGESEFASAFARIECHYFMNKGFLETEDQLLLNVDRIRHIPAVIVQGRYDVVCPMISAWELHRAWPEAEFIVVPDAGHSMSEPGIRSALIEATDNI; translated from the coding sequence ATGCGAGAACTTTACCCAGCGATCGAGCCTTATTTAGAAGGTTATTTAAAGGTTTCCGACCTTCATACCATTCATTTTGAAGAGTCAGGGAACCCCCAAGGTCAACCCATCGTTTTACTGCATGGGGGCCCTGGTGGTGGATGTCCAGCTTTTTATCGGCAATATTTCCACCCCGAAAAATGGCGGTTAGTGATGTTTGACCAGCGCGGTTGCGGTCAAAGTAGGCCCCATGCTGAATTACGAGAAAACACCACTTGGGATTTAGTCAGTGATATCGAAAAACTGCGCCAACATTTAGGTATAGAAAAGTGGGCGGTTTTTGGTGGTAGCTGGGGTAGCACTTTATCATTAGCCTACAGTCAAACCCATCCCTCTCGCTGCACGGCATTAATTCTGCGTGGAATCTTCATGCTGAGGCAAAAAGAGTTGCGCTGGTTTTACCAAGAGGGTACTAGCTATATTTTTCCTGATGCTTGGGAAGAATATCTCAAACCAATTCCCATAGATGAACGTGACGATCTGATTGCAGCATATTACAAACGCTTGACCAGTCCAGATTTAGAAATTCAATTAACAGCAGCGCGTGCTTGGTCAATTTGGGAAGGTAGTACCAGTAGACTGTTCTTAGACCCAGAACTGATGCAAAAGTTTGGTGAAAGTGAATTTGCTTCAGCTTTCGCAAGAATTGAATGCCATTACTTTATGAATAAGGGATTTTTAGAAACAGAAGATCAATTACTCTTAAATGTAGACCGTATCCGCCATATTCCGGCTGTAATTGTTCAGGGACGCTATGATGTAGTCTGCCCAATGATATCAGCTTGGGAATTACATCGGGCTTGGCCAGAAGCCGAATTTATAGTGGTTCCTGATGCCGGACACTCGATGAGTGAACCAGGAATTCGTAGTGCTTTGATTGAGGCAACAGATAATATTTAA
- a CDS encoding GH25 family lysozyme produces MEGIDVADQDGRVDWTAVKNSGKTFAFVKATEGVSIKDSAFAHHWQTTKAAGIIRGAYHFFHPHTSDPVQQAKEFLKTLGKLEPGDLPPVLDVEITDKVSSQAVISAAKQWLAEVEKALLQQTKKPIKPIIYTFPSFWAEIGNPSDFASYPLWIAHYGAKNPSIPSAWQGQYLIHQYEGDISGVTGVSGRADLNRFNGLQLGDSGLRVKQLQQQLKDIGLYTDAIDGHFSESVKNAVVSFQTSKKLQADGIVGIKTWVTLLWV; encoded by the coding sequence ATGGAAGGAATTGATGTTGCCGATCAAGACGGCAGAGTAGATTGGACAGCAGTAAAAAACTCTGGTAAAACTTTTGCCTTTGTCAAAGCCACAGAAGGAGTTAGCATAAAAGATTCTGCTTTTGCTCATCACTGGCAGACCACGAAAGCTGCTGGTATTATTCGGGGTGCTTATCATTTCTTTCACCCCCATACATCTGACCCAGTTCAGCAAGCGAAGGAATTCTTAAAAACATTGGGCAAATTAGAACCAGGAGACTTACCACCAGTTCTGGATGTAGAGATAACTGATAAAGTAAGTAGCCAAGCAGTAATTAGTGCAGCGAAGCAGTGGTTAGCAGAGGTAGAAAAAGCCCTTTTGCAACAAACAAAAAAACCAATCAAACCAATTATTTATACCTTCCCTAGTTTCTGGGCAGAAATAGGTAATCCATCAGATTTTGCTAGTTATCCGTTATGGATTGCCCACTACGGAGCCAAAAACCCAAGTATTCCTAGTGCTTGGCAGGGGCAATACTTAATTCATCAATATGAAGGTGATATATCTGGTGTAACTGGTGTTAGTGGTCGAGCCGATTTGAATAGATTTAACGGATTGCAGCTAGGAGATTCTGGGCTAAGAGTAAAACAATTACAACAGCAATTAAAAGATATTGGATTATATACTGATGCTATTGATGGGCATTTTTCTGAGTCAGTTAAAAATGCAGTTGTTAGTTTTCAAACATCTAAGAAATTGCAGGCTGATGGAATTGTCGGTATAAAAACTTGGGTAACTTTGCTATGGGTTTAA